In Paenibacillus sp. BIC5C1, a genomic segment contains:
- the thrS gene encoding threonine--tRNA ligase yields MSNPNNNSQSSNPLNNQQQPQHPIEIRLQGGAVRSYEAGITVGGVASSISTSLGKQAIGGIVNGKNVDLDWVLEKDCELVIVTLDSPEGLYRYRHSTAHVLAQALKRIYGAEQVKLGIGPVIEDGFYYDVDLEHALSISDLAAIEQEMNKIIKENEKISRRVVSRKEALRIFGEIQDPYKLELIQDLPEDAELSIYDQGEFFDLCRGPHLPSTGRIKAFKLLNVAGAYWRGNSDNKMLQRIYGTAFPSKAQLEEHLHMLEEAKKRDHRKLGKELELFMFSEEAPGMPFYLPKGMTVRTELEQFSRELQLQEGYQEVRTPLMMNNRLWEQSGHWEHYKDNMYFSEVDDATFALKPMNCPGHMLIFKNTLHSYRELPIRMMEFGQVHRHEFSGALNGMMRVRTFCQDDAHLYVMPEQIEEEINQAISLIGRMYDIFGFEYNIELSTRPDDSMGSEELWDQAERALQNVLDRRGVKYRINEGDGAFYGPKIDFHILDALKRSWQCGTIQLDFQMPEKFDLTYIGEDSLKHRPVVIHRAIYGSIDRFIGILTEHYAGAFPLWLAPVQVKLLPVSDHYADYALQVQSQLRAAGIRVETDLRSEKLGYKIREAQMEKVPYSLVLGENEKNASSASVRAYGQGDQGIQRIEAFIELIQQAVKAKA; encoded by the coding sequence ATGAGTAATCCGAATAATAACAGCCAATCCAGCAACCCATTGAATAACCAACAACAGCCCCAACATCCGATTGAAATTCGCTTACAAGGCGGAGCTGTACGTTCTTACGAGGCAGGCATCACTGTAGGAGGGGTCGCATCATCCATCAGCACAAGTCTGGGCAAACAAGCCATCGGCGGAATTGTAAATGGTAAGAATGTCGATCTTGACTGGGTTCTTGAGAAGGATTGCGAACTCGTCATCGTTACTTTGGACAGCCCAGAAGGTCTGTATCGTTACCGACACAGCACTGCTCATGTACTTGCGCAGGCTCTCAAACGCATCTATGGTGCGGAACAAGTGAAGCTGGGCATCGGACCTGTCATTGAAGATGGATTCTATTACGATGTCGATCTGGAGCATGCTCTATCGATCAGTGATTTGGCTGCCATTGAGCAAGAAATGAACAAAATCATAAAAGAAAATGAAAAGATTAGCCGCCGGGTAGTTAGCCGGAAAGAAGCACTTCGTATCTTCGGAGAGATTCAAGACCCGTATAAGCTTGAACTCATTCAGGATTTACCGGAGGACGCTGAGCTTTCGATCTATGACCAAGGGGAGTTTTTCGATCTCTGTCGCGGCCCTCATCTTCCGTCCACTGGTCGGATCAAGGCATTCAAACTGCTGAATGTGGCTGGTGCATACTGGCGCGGCAACTCGGATAATAAAATGCTGCAACGCATTTACGGCACTGCTTTCCCGAGCAAAGCCCAATTGGAAGAACATCTGCACATGCTGGAAGAAGCGAAGAAAAGGGATCACCGCAAACTGGGTAAGGAGCTTGAACTTTTCATGTTCTCGGAAGAAGCACCCGGTATGCCGTTCTATCTGCCCAAAGGCATGACTGTCCGCACAGAACTGGAGCAATTCTCCCGTGAATTGCAACTACAGGAAGGCTATCAGGAAGTTCGCACTCCCCTCATGATGAACAACCGTCTGTGGGAGCAGTCGGGTCACTGGGAGCATTACAAAGACAATATGTATTTCTCGGAAGTGGACGATGCGACTTTTGCCCTGAAACCAATGAACTGTCCCGGACACATGCTGATTTTCAAAAATACACTCCATTCCTATCGTGAGCTGCCGATTCGTATGATGGAATTCGGTCAGGTCCACCGCCATGAATTCTCAGGCGCTCTGAACGGCATGATGCGGGTGCGGACTTTCTGTCAGGATGATGCCCATCTCTATGTGATGCCAGAACAGATCGAGGAAGAGATCAATCAGGCGATTTCATTGATCGGTCGCATGTACGACATCTTTGGTTTCGAGTACAACATTGAGTTGTCCACTCGCCCGGACGATTCCATGGGATCGGAAGAGCTATGGGATCAAGCAGAAAGAGCATTGCAAAATGTACTTGATCGGCGCGGTGTGAAATACCGCATTAACGAGGGTGATGGTGCCTTTTACGGTCCGAAAATTGACTTCCACATTCTCGATGCACTGAAGCGCAGCTGGCAGTGTGGAACAATTCAGCTCGATTTCCAAATGCCCGAGAAATTCGATCTCACTTATATTGGCGAAGATAGCCTGAAACACCGGCCTGTCGTGATCCACCGTGCCATCTATGGTTCAATCGATCGTTTCATCGGCATCTTGACTGAACATTATGCAGGTGCATTTCCTCTCTGGCTCGCACCTGTGCAAGTGAAGCTGCTGCCAGTGTCAGATCATTACGCAGATTATGCGCTTCAAGTTCAGAGCCAGCTGCGGGCTGCTGGTATTCGGGTAGAAACAGACTTGCGCAGTGAGAAGCTCGGCTACAAAATCCGTGAAGCTCAGATGGAAAAAGTCCCTTACTCGCTCGTACTTGGGGAAAATGAGAAAAATGCCTCATCCGCCTCTGTCCGTGCATACGGTCAGGGCGATCAAGGCATTCAGCGCATTGAAGCATTCATTGAGCTGATTCAGCAAGCTGTGAAGGCCAAAGCTTAA
- a CDS encoding HAMP domain-containing sensor histidine kinase: MSIRRRLMTRFIGMLAGAVVLIILLGSAATYWVVQKVNEVSLVDDFATSGLDQLINTAEIMPDGRVRYDPRLLKQVEKNQGWLQVVDEKGYVIDDFDTPDDVPKQYKPGELIAYWEAKKPFPYQIVMLIREKNGEMFTLLYGERNQANSLLDQARVDSHYTNGELMLQPKQEDVIRSKGAYLQILNEYGQELASYNKPAMGVPSSYNIQELALRIRYPNRYGISIATFYDEQNGTTWMLSIPVDPTATGDENPYNFILTPVVIVLLLSVVILLILLALWYANRFGSPMLHMLQWLQRLEQGHYEEPKGIGGVPRSQRRNGKWKRKYRVYAEVLRSMQALSATLKQDEELRKQTESLREEWIAGITHDLKTPLSSIQGYAHMLEAHKYSWSAEEVREFAGIMLDKSMYMDRLVNDLAMTYRLRSGGYQPPVEETDVNTLLHDLVQRAERNPLYGEGRIVFRPAKIPVYGNVHIPSFERIVDNLTANALLHNPAESILTVSVHPGKQAGEFSVQFADDGQGMDPELVWRLFERYYRGTDTGTSDVGSGLGMAVTKGLIEAMKGRIEVQSASGEGTVIRLIWDGQSEHG; encoded by the coding sequence ATGAGTATTCGTCGCAGGTTAATGACCCGTTTTATCGGTATGCTTGCTGGAGCAGTCGTTCTTATCATCCTGTTGGGTTCTGCAGCGACCTATTGGGTCGTTCAAAAGGTGAATGAAGTAAGCCTGGTGGATGACTTCGCTACCAGTGGTCTTGACCAACTGATTAATACCGCAGAAATCATGCCCGATGGGAGGGTCCGCTATGATCCCAGGCTGCTGAAGCAGGTCGAGAAAAATCAGGGATGGCTTCAGGTTGTGGACGAAAAAGGCTACGTCATTGATGATTTTGATACACCGGATGACGTTCCGAAGCAATACAAGCCTGGAGAGTTGATCGCATACTGGGAAGCTAAAAAGCCGTTTCCATACCAGATCGTCATGCTGATCCGGGAGAAAAACGGCGAGATGTTCACCTTGCTGTACGGGGAACGCAATCAGGCCAATTCCTTACTCGATCAAGCCCGTGTGGATAGTCATTATACCAATGGAGAGCTGATGCTGCAGCCCAAACAAGAAGATGTCATACGCTCCAAAGGTGCCTACCTGCAAATTCTGAACGAATATGGCCAAGAGCTGGCTTCCTATAATAAACCTGCCATGGGTGTCCCTAGCAGTTATAATATACAGGAACTGGCTTTGCGTATTCGTTATCCCAATCGATATGGAATATCGATCGCAACCTTTTACGATGAACAGAATGGCACAACCTGGATGCTTAGCATACCTGTCGATCCAACTGCTACAGGGGATGAAAATCCCTATAACTTCATTTTGACTCCAGTGGTCATCGTACTGCTCCTTTCCGTTGTCATTTTACTTATTCTGTTGGCGCTATGGTACGCCAATCGTTTCGGTTCTCCCATGCTGCATATGCTCCAATGGCTCCAACGACTGGAACAGGGACATTATGAAGAACCCAAAGGCATCGGCGGCGTTCCTCGCAGCCAGCGACGAAATGGCAAATGGAAGCGGAAATACCGCGTATATGCCGAAGTGCTTCGCTCCATGCAGGCATTATCTGCAACACTGAAACAAGACGAAGAGCTCCGTAAACAGACCGAATCTCTGCGTGAGGAATGGATTGCCGGAATAACACATGATCTCAAGACTCCGCTATCCTCCATCCAGGGATACGCCCATATGCTTGAAGCACATAAATATAGCTGGTCCGCGGAAGAAGTGAGAGAATTCGCAGGCATTATGCTGGACAAATCCATGTATATGGACCGACTTGTAAACGACCTTGCCATGACGTACCGATTGCGAAGCGGTGGATACCAGCCACCTGTTGAAGAAACTGACGTAAATACGCTGCTGCATGATCTCGTCCAGCGTGCAGAACGCAACCCGTTATATGGCGAGGGGCGTATTGTGTTCCGACCTGCAAAAATTCCGGTATACGGCAATGTGCATATTCCTTCGTTTGAACGTATTGTGGATAATCTGACCGCTAACGCCCTTCTTCATAATCCAGCGGAGTCGATTCTGACCGTTAGTGTGCATCCGGGTAAGCAGGCAGGTGAGTTCAGTGTTCAATTTGCCGATGACGGTCAAGGCATGGATCCGGAACTGGTCTGGAGGCTGTTTGAACGATATTACCGCGGAACGGATACAGGCACGTCCGATGTCGGATCAGGCCTTGGTATGGCGGTAACAAAAGGCTTAATTGAAGCGATGAAAGGCCGTATTGAAGTCCAATCAGCTTCTGGTGAGGGTACTGTCATTCGATTAATATGGGATGGCCAATCAGAACATGGGTAA
- a CDS encoding response regulator transcription factor, with protein sequence MDHVSILLVDDEQAILHMLKTVLLKEQFVDIDTVTTGEEAITACENKTYHCIVLDIMLPGKSGLEICPFLRQVTDAPILFLTAKTTDYDKLTGFAVGGDDYVVKPFNPLEVVARIKSLLKRYLPTKIVTGTMETTLSSDATSSSPAVQEGVYDFGRFQVFEQAGELQVEGQPVTCPALVYQLLLFFCKHPNRIFTKSELYERVWGSEAISDDNTVMVHIHRIRERIEADSSNPVFLVNVRGLGYKLIQPNQVLRA encoded by the coding sequence ATGGATCACGTCTCCATACTGCTAGTTGATGATGAACAAGCCATTTTACATATGCTCAAAACCGTCTTGCTCAAAGAACAATTCGTAGACATCGACACCGTTACCACCGGAGAAGAGGCGATTACCGCCTGCGAAAATAAAACCTATCATTGCATCGTGCTGGACATCATGCTGCCTGGCAAAAGCGGACTGGAAATCTGTCCCTTTCTGCGGCAAGTGACCGATGCACCAATTCTTTTTCTAACTGCCAAAACAACGGATTATGACAAGTTAACCGGATTCGCCGTTGGCGGCGATGATTATGTCGTTAAACCCTTTAACCCACTGGAAGTAGTCGCTCGGATCAAATCGCTGCTGAAACGTTATTTACCTACCAAAATAGTGACAGGTACAATGGAGACTACACTCTCCTCTGACGCAACTTCGTCATCTCCTGCCGTGCAGGAAGGGGTTTATGATTTTGGTCGTTTTCAAGTATTTGAACAAGCCGGTGAACTTCAGGTTGAAGGACAGCCTGTAACCTGTCCCGCTCTTGTCTACCAGCTGCTGCTCTTTTTCTGCAAGCATCCCAATCGCATTTTCACCAAATCGGAATTGTATGAGCGTGTATGGGGTTCGGAAGCCATCAGCGATGACAACACCGTTATGGTTCATATTCATCGTATTCGTGAGCGGATTGAAGCTGATTCCTCTAACCCTGTGTTTCTCGTCAACGTCCGGGGACTGGGATACAAACTCATACAGCCTAACCAAGTGTTACGCGCATGA
- a CDS encoding M23 family metallopeptidase, whose protein sequence is MNRLHESSKIKERHSNYEGDQLESDYATHEKLQSKKSWKLLTIALGACVMLSACGNSNSITSEQAERQSKEQTTNANEASESTHQEENSGTEVSAIITPDNFIDTLMNGSKEAIYSQMSPELKEALTLEQFKTSADQFLEGVTSFDLVVDAKVNHLTEFAWKDQTGTKGIQAYFTGANQIEGLLIQPLEPHEDTDQKFTNTEFQFPMKGEWYVFWGGNDVMSNYHYEHETQRYALDIIRTKEAFSYNGDPKVNENYYAFGEPLYAAADGTVVDIKNDIRDNTPGVMNPEEPAGNNVVIDHGNGEYSITAHIKEGSVAVKKGDKVKQGDLIGELGNSGNSSEAHLHFQVSDGPDLFTSRSVNIRWADQSQQMTRGNTIQGLPE, encoded by the coding sequence ATGAACAGGCTGCATGAGAGTAGTAAAATAAAGGAGCGGCACTCGAATTACGAAGGGGATCAGCTGGAATCCGATTACGCGACACATGAGAAATTACAGAGCAAAAAGAGCTGGAAGTTGCTTACCATTGCCCTTGGAGCCTGCGTGATGTTGTCAGCCTGCGGTAACAGTAACTCGATTACATCCGAACAGGCGGAGCGGCAGTCCAAGGAACAGACGACAAATGCCAATGAAGCGAGTGAAAGTACCCATCAGGAAGAGAATTCAGGTACAGAGGTGAGTGCTATCATTACACCCGACAATTTCATCGATACGTTAATGAACGGTTCCAAGGAGGCAATTTACAGTCAGATGAGTCCCGAGTTGAAGGAAGCGCTAACGCTTGAACAGTTTAAAACGTCTGCGGATCAATTCCTTGAGGGAGTAACTTCCTTTGATCTGGTTGTAGATGCCAAAGTGAACCATTTAACTGAGTTCGCCTGGAAGGATCAAACAGGGACCAAAGGGATTCAAGCCTATTTTACCGGAGCCAATCAGATTGAAGGTCTGTTGATCCAACCACTGGAACCCCATGAAGATACGGATCAAAAGTTCACCAATACCGAATTTCAATTCCCTATGAAGGGTGAATGGTATGTGTTCTGGGGAGGCAATGATGTGATGTCGAACTATCATTATGAACATGAAACACAGCGCTATGCGCTAGATATCATTCGGACCAAAGAAGCTTTCAGTTACAACGGAGATCCGAAGGTGAACGAAAACTACTACGCTTTTGGTGAGCCGCTCTATGCAGCTGCGGACGGAACCGTAGTCGATATCAAGAATGATATTCGAGACAACACACCAGGGGTTATGAATCCGGAAGAACCTGCGGGTAACAATGTGGTCATTGACCATGGAAACGGAGAATACAGCATCACCGCGCACATCAAGGAAGGCAGTGTAGCGGTCAAAAAAGGAGATAAAGTCAAGCAGGGAGACCTTATTGGAGAGCTGGGTAACTCAGGGAATTCCAGTGAAGCCCATCTGCATTTTCAGGTATCGGATGGCCCGGATCTATTCACTTCCCGTTCTGTTAACATTCGTTGGGCAGATCAGAGCCAGCAGATGACTCGGGGTAATACAATTCAAGGATTGCCTGAGTAA
- a CDS encoding GNAT family N-acetyltransferase, which produces MKLDSVQIDYARREDLPRIVEIYNSTIESRMVTADLEPVTVEQRIPWFEEHSSDHRPLWVMRYEGQVVAWASLSSFYGRPAYNGTVEVSVYVDQQCRGIGAGGRLLNTIFEACPKLGIKTILGFVFGHNEPSLGLLRKHGFEQWGYYPEVAVLDGVNRDLAILGKKI; this is translated from the coding sequence ATGAAGTTGGATAGTGTACAGATTGATTATGCGCGTCGTGAGGACTTGCCAAGAATTGTGGAGATCTATAATTCAACGATTGAAAGTCGAATGGTGACGGCAGATTTGGAGCCGGTGACTGTCGAGCAGCGTATTCCGTGGTTTGAGGAGCATTCATCCGATCATCGCCCGCTCTGGGTGATGAGATATGAGGGACAGGTTGTAGCCTGGGCCAGCCTGAGTTCGTTTTATGGACGGCCTGCGTACAATGGGACGGTGGAAGTCAGTGTGTATGTGGATCAGCAGTGCCGGGGAATTGGAGCTGGCGGACGTTTGCTGAATACCATTTTTGAAGCTTGTCCTAAGCTTGGAATCAAGACGATTCTGGGCTTTGTTTTTGGACATAATGAACCGAGTCTGGGATTATTGCGCAAGCATGGTTTTGAACAGTGGGGCTATTATCCTGAAGTGGCTGTGCTGGATGGTGTCAACCGGGATTTGGCGATTTTGGGCAAAAAAATATAG
- a CDS encoding DinB family protein — protein MFTRNDDIRSQIWNAVSGLNEEQLNLKPTPDHWSIMQVLRHLNLMESIIAKQARAALEKEQTVAVDKKPYELTLDRSHSVSAPPHLQPPAEPETLANVTHDLEDSHQALMLVAQDHEAELLRSKSFLHPVFGEMDLAQWVDFASYHEERHLAQIKDIKQRLGVSHA, from the coding sequence ATGTTCACTCGTAATGACGACATTCGTAGCCAAATCTGGAATGCCGTCTCTGGACTCAATGAAGAACAATTGAACCTCAAACCCACACCTGACCACTGGAGTATTATGCAAGTTCTCCGTCACCTGAATTTGATGGAAAGCATCATTGCGAAGCAAGCCCGCGCCGCGCTAGAGAAGGAACAGACCGTTGCTGTGGACAAAAAACCATATGAGCTTACACTGGATCGCAGCCACTCTGTTAGCGCCCCGCCTCATCTCCAACCTCCTGCGGAACCAGAAACGCTCGCTAATGTTACCCACGACCTGGAAGACTCACATCAGGCGTTGATGCTCGTTGCACAAGATCATGAGGCTGAACTGCTGCGAAGCAAGTCCTTTCTTCACCCGGTTTTCGGTGAGATGGATTTAGCCCAATGGGTCGACTTTGCAAGCTATCATGAAGAACGTCATCTGGCACAGATTAAGGATATTAAACAAAGGCTTGGCGTGTCGCACGCCTAA
- a CDS encoding ammonium transporter, translating into MTLETLSSGIDTVWVVLSAAMILLMEGGFALLEAGFVRYKNSVNIIMKVFADITIGTLLFYAIGFGLMYGSDAGGFVGITGFFLNGDLSHLDVPVSLETFWLFQAAFTIAVISIVSGAVAERINFRAYLLYIILMTAIIYPIGGHWAWGGGWLSKLGMQDFAGSAVIHALGGFSALAAAIIIGPRKGKYTPLGVSAIALPSNLPLASVGAFLLWFGWFGFNAGSTLSATDVRIGHIAIVTMLSAASGGAVTLLYTLFRFNRSDAPSVINGSLAGLVGITAGCAFVGDVAAIFIGAVSGLLMMAATNWLDRRQIDDPVGAFPVHAVSGMWGTIAVGLFATDGGLFMGGGWRLLGVQALGLTALVVWGFVMTWIGLKLIGKIVPVRSTEEEEELGLDISYHGVMAAHQSHEFLDGEEHIRAFQDDSPNRDR; encoded by the coding sequence ATGACTTTGGAGACGTTAAGCTCCGGGATTGATACGGTCTGGGTCGTACTGAGTGCAGCCATGATTTTATTGATGGAAGGCGGATTCGCCCTGCTGGAGGCTGGCTTCGTACGTTATAAAAATAGTGTGAATATTATTATGAAGGTTTTCGCTGACATTACCATTGGAACGTTGCTTTTCTATGCCATCGGATTTGGCTTGATGTATGGATCTGATGCTGGAGGTTTTGTAGGCATAACCGGATTTTTCCTCAATGGAGACTTGTCTCACCTGGACGTACCTGTATCATTGGAAACATTCTGGCTGTTCCAGGCCGCGTTCACGATTGCTGTCATTTCCATCGTATCGGGTGCTGTGGCTGAGCGGATTAACTTTCGTGCATATCTGCTGTACATCATATTGATGACGGCCATTATTTATCCGATTGGTGGACACTGGGCATGGGGCGGCGGTTGGCTCAGCAAACTGGGGATGCAGGATTTCGCCGGCTCCGCAGTCATTCATGCGTTGGGCGGGTTCTCTGCACTGGCCGCAGCGATTATTATTGGGCCGCGTAAAGGCAAATACACGCCGCTTGGTGTGAGTGCCATTGCGCTACCAAGTAATCTGCCACTGGCATCTGTAGGTGCCTTTCTGCTGTGGTTCGGCTGGTTTGGCTTCAATGCAGGAAGTACGCTCAGTGCGACTGATGTAAGGATCGGTCACATTGCCATCGTAACGATGTTATCTGCTGCTTCGGGTGGTGCGGTTACACTGCTCTACACCTTGTTCCGGTTCAATCGTTCAGACGCACCCTCGGTCATTAATGGCTCGCTTGCCGGTCTGGTCGGTATTACGGCGGGGTGTGCCTTTGTCGGTGATGTGGCTGCGATATTCATCGGGGCGGTATCCGGATTGCTCATGATGGCTGCAACGAATTGGCTGGACCGCAGGCAGATTGATGACCCGGTAGGAGCGTTCCCTGTTCATGCTGTATCCGGGATGTGGGGAACGATTGCCGTGGGTTTGTTTGCAACCGATGGTGGCTTGTTCATGGGAGGTGGCTGGAGGCTGCTGGGTGTTCAAGCGCTCGGCCTCACGGCTTTGGTCGTCTGGGGATTTGTCATGACCTGGATTGGTCTGAAACTGATTGGCAAGATCGTTCCTGTCCGTTCCACGGAAGAAGAGGAAGAGTTGGGTCTGGATATCAGTTATCATGGTGTGATGGCTGCACACCAGTCGCATGAATTTCTGGATGGCGAGGAGCATATTCGTGCTTTTCAGGATGATTCACCGAATCGGGATCGTTAA
- a CDS encoding DUF1963 domain-containing protein has translation MIKPEQCERLTRKARKTLEEYGLGNAADLLLSSSRWGIRLDVSTIDEYRRTGNSRVGGNPDLPGNMKWPLTQDGVPMTFLAQLNLVDLTPYTPNDGRGSLPERGMLYFFIGVDEPAYHIEHRVIYEPDAHNLTRREPNGETALGEDDFVAHSVTVLPNLEFPTYAYIDSLALNAIAAPLSGGTIAVEGEEGLYDRYLEFESSWNHPSTQNWGGMFGYPDGQHPDAEHQALLQIVLDEEYAYDEQACEQKLTAHYGGDEKRTQQELADTLLLLKIDTHDAIGFQWWDCGELQFFIRKADLLAGRFDQTYCSLYSS, from the coding sequence ATGATTAAACCTGAACAATGTGAACGTCTGACCAGAAAAGCCCGGAAAACTCTTGAGGAATATGGATTGGGTAATGCTGCCGATCTGCTGTTATCTTCAAGCCGTTGGGGAATTCGCCTTGATGTATCGACAATCGATGAGTATCGCAGAACAGGAAATTCACGTGTAGGAGGAAATCCCGATCTGCCGGGTAACATGAAATGGCCTTTGACACAGGACGGGGTGCCGATGACGTTCCTGGCCCAGTTGAATCTCGTGGATTTGACGCCATATACGCCAAATGATGGGCGCGGGAGTTTGCCTGAACGAGGCATGTTATACTTTTTTATTGGTGTGGATGAACCTGCCTATCATATTGAGCATCGTGTGATTTACGAGCCGGACGCTCATAACCTGACAAGGCGAGAGCCTAATGGCGAAACCGCGCTGGGTGAGGACGATTTTGTAGCACATTCGGTAACCGTGCTGCCTAATCTTGAGTTTCCTACATATGCCTACATTGATTCTCTGGCTCTGAATGCAATCGCCGCCCCGCTGTCCGGTGGAACGATAGCCGTCGAAGGGGAGGAAGGTCTGTATGACCGATACCTGGAATTTGAGTCCAGCTGGAATCATCCAAGCACCCAGAACTGGGGTGGCATGTTTGGATATCCTGACGGTCAGCATCCCGATGCAGAGCATCAGGCGCTGTTACAGATCGTGCTTGATGAAGAGTATGCTTATGACGAGCAGGCGTGTGAGCAGAAACTGACTGCTCATTATGGCGGAGATGAGAAACGCACACAACAAGAGCTTGCAGATACCTTGCTTCTATTAAAAATTGATACGCATGACGCCATCGGTTTTCAATGGTGGGATTGTGGGGAGCTGCAATTTTTCATTCGCAAGGCTGACTTGCTCGCGGGACGATTCGATCAAACGTATTGTTCGTTATATTCAAGTTAA
- a CDS encoding DinB family protein gives MFQLIQSAFKHIDVAVTSLINLCDQLSEQDLALTPIEGKRPVGELLSHLSVICRADVHISEGASEEEMALFYEENQPNTLSEIREALIENQMYLYQRYRQYNTEELLQVTDSYWGASYSRLEWLLEIMGHVYHHRGQLHTMLTLTGIEPKVALFE, from the coding sequence GTGTTTCAGTTGATTCAGTCTGCATTTAAACATATTGATGTGGCAGTGACATCATTAATCAATTTATGTGACCAACTGTCGGAGCAGGACTTGGCTTTGACTCCGATTGAAGGCAAACGGCCGGTTGGAGAATTGCTTTCTCATCTATCCGTCATTTGTCGTGCAGATGTACATATTTCGGAGGGCGCTTCCGAAGAAGAAATGGCTTTGTTTTACGAGGAGAATCAGCCGAATACACTGAGCGAGATCAGGGAAGCACTGATTGAGAATCAGATGTACCTCTATCAACGATACAGACAGTACAATACGGAGGAATTATTACAGGTGACTGACTCCTATTGGGGCGCTTCGTACAGTCGTCTGGAGTGGCTGCTTGAGATCATGGGACATGTGTATCACCATAGGGGTCAACTGCATACGATGCTGACACTGACTGGTATAGAGCCCAAAGTAGCGTTGTTTGAATAG
- a CDS encoding DUF2785 domain-containing protein, whose product MSLKEKLILIKERDYQAPPDTFKLIQEMMVNIGSLDAELRDDLIYTTLSNWIPANTLTVNELEQLLPVVLDNKHLLFRLGETNTDSVFTRSFSMLVIPLLLMRHRESPFLSREHIHQIKENVFYNVHKERDYRGYDEEKGWAHAIAHAADALDELAQCSELDKTDLLTILDLVYEKMTIPDRVYSDGEDERMVKSIISVLNRKILSQTYVEQWIQRFGDVEKNPEFLPAFRQKNNIKNFLKSLYFRISFHKVDADLCPTIEHTLYKIEKVYYS is encoded by the coding sequence ATGAGTTTAAAAGAAAAGTTGATATTAATAAAAGAGAGAGACTACCAAGCGCCTCCCGATACATTCAAGTTGATACAAGAAATGATGGTTAACATTGGTTCTTTGGATGCCGAACTACGTGATGACCTAATTTATACAACCTTATCAAATTGGATTCCTGCTAATACTTTAACAGTAAACGAACTAGAACAACTTCTACCTGTTGTTTTGGATAATAAGCATTTGCTTTTTAGGCTTGGTGAAACCAATACAGATTCTGTCTTTACTCGATCGTTCTCTATGCTGGTTATCCCGCTCCTCCTCATGAGGCATAGGGAATCACCATTTCTCTCAAGAGAGCATATTCATCAGATAAAAGAGAACGTGTTTTACAATGTACATAAAGAGCGAGATTACCGCGGGTATGACGAAGAAAAAGGCTGGGCACATGCCATAGCTCATGCAGCAGATGCTTTAGACGAACTGGCCCAATGTTCCGAGCTGGATAAAACTGATCTCTTAACCATTCTCGATTTGGTTTACGAAAAGATGACCATACCCGATCGAGTTTACTCCGATGGGGAAGATGAAAGAATGGTAAAATCCATAATTAGTGTTTTAAATAGAAAAATACTTAGTCAGACTTATGTAGAGCAATGGATTCAACGTTTTGGTGATGTGGAGAAAAATCCAGAATTTCTTCCTGCCTTTAGGCAAAAAAATAATATAAAAAACTTTTTGAAAAGTTTATACTTTCGAATTAGCTTTCACAAAGTGGATGCTGATCTCTGCCCAACAATCGAGCATACTTTATATAAAATAGAAAAAGTATATTATTCCTGA